A window of the Streptomyces griseochromogenes genome harbors these coding sequences:
- a CDS encoding SDR family oxidoreductase: MPAPQIMRCVGASKNDTGRGEPSRAAGDDVRGEYGQDQLRSDGQAVRVVTRAPSSARVAGDVEVVAGDLHDRQSLVRSATGAKAIVRTVQVGGGKGANGPLGIEGTGIRRLIGVAQDTSTEHFVYFSTANARADRRGEFFRFESEVELTLRTCGLPFSIPRPTHLMDIW, from the coding sequence TTGCCCGCCCCCCAAATCATGCGTTGCGTTGGCGCGAGCAAGAACGATACTGGGCGCGGGGAACCCTCCCGGGCCGCGGGAGACGACGTACGGGGCGAGTATGGCCAGGATCAACTACGCAGCGACGGGCAGGCGGTGCGCGTCGTCACTCGCGCCCCCTCCTCGGCGCGGGTCGCCGGGGATGTCGAGGTCGTCGCAGGCGATCTGCACGACCGACAGTCGCTCGTGCGTTCCGCTACCGGCGCCAAGGCGATCGTCCGCACCGTTCAGGTCGGTGGCGGCAAGGGAGCGAACGGTCCCCTGGGTATTGAGGGCACGGGCATCCGGCGCCTTATCGGCGTCGCGCAGGACACCTCGACCGAACACTTCGTGTACTTCTCGACCGCAAACGCCCGCGCCGACCGCCGGGGCGAGTTCTTCCGCTTCGAGTCCGAGGTGGAGCTCACACTGCGCACCTGCGGGCTGCCGTTCTCGATCCCGCGGCCCACCCACCTGATGGACATCTGGTGA
- a CDS encoding SUKH-4 family immunity protein, whose translation MLFDVTRGELAGIFGEDRIATLPATAFPPAAADTEGARLLQTVGVPTGTLLLRQPDEDDGLLPLAQDVACIEDFEDSAEGAGAWPVIGWLLNAHLALDPVSGKVHAFDPDAETVQELHTDVSSLVQVTLRFQRLLEEFTFSGDEGDEEADFERLDGEVDRIREEMSSIDPLPFQDDETVWSVVGDEITMGQRFKGNSPGARSLYG comes from the coding sequence GTGCTTTTCGACGTCACCCGCGGCGAACTCGCCGGTATCTTCGGCGAGGACCGGATCGCGACCCTGCCCGCCACCGCCTTCCCGCCCGCCGCCGCGGACACCGAGGGCGCCCGCCTCCTTCAGACCGTCGGCGTCCCCACCGGGACGCTCCTGCTGCGTCAGCCCGACGAGGACGACGGCCTGCTGCCCCTCGCCCAGGACGTCGCCTGCATCGAGGACTTCGAGGACTCCGCGGAGGGCGCGGGCGCCTGGCCCGTCATCGGCTGGCTGCTCAACGCGCACCTCGCTCTCGACCCCGTATCCGGCAAGGTGCACGCCTTCGATCCCGACGCGGAGACCGTGCAGGAACTCCACACGGACGTCTCCTCCCTCGTCCAGGTCACCCTCCGGTTCCAGCGGCTGCTCGAAGAGTTCACCTTCAGCGGCGACGAGGGCGACGAGGAGGCCGACTTCGAGCGCCTTGACGGCGAGGTCGATCGCATCCGTGAGGAGATGAGCAGCATCGACCCGCTCCCCTTCCAGGACGACGAGACCGTCTGGTCGGTAGTGGGCGATGAGATCACCATGGGCCAGCGCTTCAAGGGCAACAGCCCGGGAGCCCGCTCGCTGTACGGGTGA
- a CDS encoding NAD(P)H-dependent oxidoreductase, whose translation MKTLIVYAHPEPKSLNNSLKDLAVSTLETAGHEVRVSDLYAMNWKAVVDAADYGPDASSPLKVALDSGRAFDAGTLTPDVLAEQEKLLWADTIIFQFPLWWYTMPAILKGWVDRVFTYHFAYGVGEHSDTRYGERFGEGTLAGRKALLSVTAGGPESHYAARGINGPIDDLLFPIHHGILYYPGIEVLPPFVLYGTDRMTDEDYPDVAKAWEQRLLTLESTEPIAFRRQNFGDYEIPSLQLKKGLEPAGRTSFGLHVRG comes from the coding sequence GTGAAGACACTGATCGTCTACGCCCACCCGGAGCCGAAGTCGCTCAACAACTCGCTGAAGGACCTCGCGGTGTCCACATTGGAGACCGCGGGGCACGAGGTACGGGTGAGCGATCTGTACGCAATGAACTGGAAGGCTGTCGTGGACGCCGCGGACTACGGCCCCGACGCCTCAAGTCCGCTGAAGGTCGCCCTGGACTCGGGCCGGGCCTTCGACGCCGGGACGCTCACCCCGGACGTCCTCGCCGAGCAGGAGAAGCTGCTGTGGGCCGACACGATCATCTTCCAGTTCCCGCTGTGGTGGTACACGATGCCCGCGATCCTCAAAGGCTGGGTGGACCGGGTGTTCACCTACCACTTCGCGTACGGCGTCGGCGAGCACAGCGACACCAGGTACGGCGAGCGCTTCGGTGAAGGCACCCTCGCGGGCAGGAAGGCTCTGCTGTCGGTGACCGCCGGCGGCCCGGAGTCGCATTACGCCGCTCGCGGGATCAACGGCCCCATCGACGATCTGCTGTTCCCGATCCACCACGGCATCCTCTACTACCCGGGCATCGAGGTGCTGCCGCCGTTCGTACTGTACGGCACTGACCGGATGACCGACGAAGACTACCCGGACGTCGCCAAGGCATGGGAGCAGCGCCTGCTCACCCTGGAGTCGACCGAACCGATCGCGTTCCGGCGCCAGAACTTCGGCGACTACGAGATCCCCTCGCTGCAACTGAAGAAGGGACTGGAGCCCGCCGGCCGCACGAGCTTCGGGCTGCACGTGCGCGGCTGA
- a CDS encoding helix-turn-helix transcriptional regulator yields the protein MDDLASFLRTRRSRVDPAAVGIPTDSRRRVEGLRREEVAHLSGVSVDYYVRLEQGRATQPSEQVLDTLARVLGLDETERGHLYRLARQRRRRTKAPGGRVRPQLLRVLDLVADAPALIMDHRLDVLAGNRLAGLLYGRPMPGLNTARHIFLEEAERGLYADWEKCTLDVVGHLRLAAGKYPEDPGLASLIGELAMGSERFRRLWARADVCARTHGRKAYRHPLVGLLELHQENFALPDESGMELLVLSAAPGSPAEDGLRLLAGLGADSGDTHPAVNTQVGEQLNDARQPPGTPQR from the coding sequence ATGGACGATCTTGCGAGCTTCCTGCGGACCCGGCGTTCCCGGGTCGACCCGGCGGCTGTCGGTATCCCTACCGACAGCCGCCGCCGGGTCGAAGGGCTGCGCCGCGAAGAGGTCGCGCACCTGTCCGGAGTCAGCGTCGACTACTACGTACGCCTGGAGCAGGGCCGCGCGACCCAGCCGTCCGAGCAGGTCCTCGACACGCTCGCCCGCGTCCTCGGCCTCGACGAGACCGAACGCGGGCACCTCTACCGGCTCGCCCGGCAGCGCCGCCGCCGCACGAAGGCGCCGGGCGGGCGGGTCCGGCCGCAGCTGCTGCGCGTCCTCGACCTGGTCGCCGACGCACCCGCGCTGATCATGGACCACCGCCTGGACGTGCTCGCCGGGAATCGCCTCGCCGGGCTCCTCTACGGCCGGCCGATGCCGGGCCTGAACACCGCCCGGCACATCTTCCTCGAGGAGGCCGAGCGCGGGCTTTACGCGGACTGGGAGAAATGCACCCTCGACGTGGTCGGGCACCTGCGCCTGGCCGCCGGCAAATACCCCGAGGACCCCGGTCTGGCCTCACTCATCGGCGAGCTGGCGATGGGCAGCGAGCGCTTCCGCCGCCTCTGGGCCCGCGCGGACGTGTGCGCCCGCACACATGGCCGCAAGGCGTACCGGCACCCGCTGGTCGGACTCCTGGAACTGCACCAGGAGAACTTCGCACTACCGGATGAATCGGGCATGGAGTTGCTAGTACTGTCCGCGGCCCCCGGCAGCCCCGCCGAGGACGGACTGCGCCTGCTCGCGGGCCTGGGCGCGGACAGCGGTGACACGCATCCTGCAGTGAACACCCAGGTCGGCGAGCAGCTCAACGACGCCCGCCAACCGCCGGGAACGCCTCAGCGCTGA
- a CDS encoding helix-turn-helix domain-containing protein, producing MLKETVIRSDDVPREDRLAYWAESVGQTHAPVRMRSEHAGDFHAQMRVLELGTVSVWPQTFQQLIIQRTPKLIRRSDPELYHVSFILKGTGITTWDDHESVYQPTDLYFNDSSLPWEIRTDAHPVSTVSLELPKSIIPLPRRMTSQMLPRRMPTQGGISVLLSQFLLQVVKDADTYEPSDGARLGRVAAELVAALFAHAVEDESLVPPDTRKRTLVLRIKHYIQSHLHDPHLTPTAVAAAHHVSVSYLHRLFEGEEATVAAWIRLRRLEAARRELTDPALRALPIHGIAARWGFLRAADFSRAFRNAYGLAPNDYRRGQERPAS from the coding sequence GTGCTGAAGGAAACAGTTATCCGAAGCGACGATGTGCCGAGGGAGGATCGACTGGCCTACTGGGCAGAGTCCGTGGGACAGACGCATGCTCCGGTACGCATGCGAAGCGAGCATGCAGGTGACTTCCATGCCCAGATGCGCGTGCTGGAACTGGGAACGGTGTCGGTGTGGCCGCAGACCTTCCAGCAACTGATCATCCAGCGCACGCCGAAGCTGATCCGCCGATCCGACCCGGAGCTGTATCACGTCTCGTTCATCCTGAAGGGGACAGGCATAACCACCTGGGACGATCACGAGAGCGTCTATCAGCCCACTGACCTGTATTTCAACGATTCCTCGTTACCTTGGGAGATCCGCACGGATGCACACCCTGTGTCCACTGTCAGCCTGGAACTTCCCAAGTCGATCATCCCCTTACCCCGGAGGATGACCAGCCAGATGCTGCCACGGCGGATGCCGACACAGGGGGGTATCAGCGTGCTGCTGTCCCAGTTTCTGCTTCAAGTGGTCAAGGACGCCGACACCTACGAGCCCAGCGACGGTGCTCGGTTGGGAAGAGTCGCCGCAGAGCTGGTCGCTGCCTTGTTCGCACACGCCGTCGAAGATGAATCCCTGGTACCTCCCGACACCCGCAAGCGCACCCTCGTACTGCGCATCAAGCACTACATCCAGAGTCATCTGCACGACCCGCACCTGACTCCCACCGCCGTGGCGGCAGCACACCATGTGTCCGTCAGCTACTTGCATCGTCTCTTCGAAGGTGAAGAAGCCACTGTCGCAGCCTGGATTCGTCTGCGGCGCCTGGAGGCCGCCCGCCGGGAACTGACCGATCCCGCGCTGCGTGCGCTGCCCATCCACGGCATCGCCGCCCGGTGGGGCTTTCTCCGCGCGGCAGATTTCAGCAGAGCCTTCCGCAACGCCTATGGCCTCGCACCGAACGACTACCGGCGTGGGCAGGAGCGTCCAGCGAGTTGA
- a CDS encoding helix-turn-helix domain-containing protein produces MQRFACELRKLRAEAGGITYRVLADRAGYSITTLSQAAAGEQLPTLPVVLAYARACGGDPLEWAARWTEAVEEVAAASDPATDDTGTESPYKGLARFETGDHGRFFGRDKLTADLLELLRHRRFVAVFGPSGSGKSSLLRAGLVPSLQHTREPGLRPAAIRILTPGERPARTHAHVFDPSDTESGAGDAGADTFVIVDQFEEIFTLCQDPTERARFLSLLLAACRPENRLRVLIVVRADFYGRCAEDRDLTDALRDAHLLVGPMSREELREAIVKPATMAGLTVERTLTTRLIEEVVDAPGGLPLLSHVLLETWRRRRGKTLTVTGFEAAGGLAGAIAKTADDVHSHFTQDQARTARRLLLRLVTPGDGTPDTRRPTRHTELYDIGGEETDQVLDALTRARLLTLDDGTVDLAHETLLTAWPRLRGWIQQDRERLRLHRKLTEAARAWEELGRDSGALYRGTRLTAAEKRFDAHRADLTELEHTFLTTSIAARRQEEDAATRTTRRLHRLRAGLSALAVLALLAGVIAWRQSESEDQERLRTEARRVAALAESLRATDPVTAVRLSIAAWNLVDLPETRSALMSAAVQKEQDAFTDPATEPEAVRYLSRDGRTLISVTARRVTTWDIGAHRRSASFPGLGTHLAHVGVLSPDTRALTLLGEDGAVQMWDVRAGRVAGGSLPADDGGEISPSGRILVLYRTAGPRATVQLRDMKTRQVLLERHMEDRLPDIGSDKLYDVSDFFEQQLFKQRRMTSYPLPDAQVSADDRLMALCLPGARLEVWNIARGRKLPTPWAPVTTARNCADEDFQFAADSRRLVLRSPAGIRTWDIASGRELPRIRHDGLKGLAFSPDGRFIAATDADEILLWRTDAPAAPVFRYSLSDEVVSELRLDMGERRIRYFADRSQTVVRSLSLDGVVDSRWQNRPGVSAAFSPDAGALAFARRDTGTGGADIQLRETHGGRSAVDLPPAPCPSPADAPRPPVPCPVHMAFRQDGRVLAYDISHPTTSVPPEKVHLWDVGARRITGSLTVTRYDSTIPGAQGPAVNGIVFHPDGRTLLVSRIPKDEFIEYWNIRRGKKTREIAAGGETLSVKPGGGILATNHGQFLDLRNGRLTRRTLTTGTTTTVAYSPDARYLAAGDESGGVTVWDGDAHLPLAVLPPPPTRESQPRYVSALAFSPDGRTLAAAGMDGTLRLWDVYSSRQLGSALPTTGTAVLAVAFGSDNRTLYTSSAHVPLQLYDIAPEHTAAQACKRAGTGLTRTQWHTYIHGAPYRQTC; encoded by the coding sequence GTGCAGCGGTTCGCCTGCGAGTTGCGCAAGTTGCGCGCCGAGGCGGGCGGGATCACCTATCGGGTGCTGGCGGACCGGGCGGGGTACTCCATCACCACCCTGTCTCAGGCAGCGGCCGGCGAGCAGTTGCCGACGCTGCCGGTGGTCCTGGCCTACGCCCGGGCTTGTGGGGGCGACCCGTTGGAGTGGGCAGCCCGGTGGACGGAGGCCGTGGAGGAGGTAGCCGCCGCCTCCGACCCGGCGACGGACGACACGGGGACAGAGTCGCCGTACAAGGGGTTGGCGCGGTTCGAGACAGGGGACCACGGCCGGTTCTTCGGCCGTGACAAACTCACCGCCGACCTGCTGGAGCTGCTGCGTCACCGCCGGTTCGTGGCGGTCTTCGGCCCGTCAGGCAGCGGCAAGTCCTCCCTGCTGCGCGCCGGCCTGGTCCCCTCCCTCCAGCACACCCGGGAACCAGGCCTACGTCCGGCCGCGATCCGTATCCTCACGCCCGGAGAGCGCCCGGCGCGCACGCACGCCCACGTGTTCGATCCCAGCGACACCGAGTCCGGCGCCGGTGACGCCGGTGCGGACACGTTCGTGATCGTCGACCAATTCGAGGAGATCTTCACCCTCTGCCAGGACCCCACGGAGCGCGCCCGCTTCCTCAGCCTGCTCCTGGCCGCATGCCGGCCTGAGAACCGCTTGAGGGTGCTCATCGTCGTGCGCGCCGACTTTTACGGCCGCTGCGCCGAAGATCGCGATCTGACCGACGCACTGCGCGACGCCCATCTGCTGGTCGGCCCGATGAGCCGGGAAGAGCTGCGCGAGGCCATCGTCAAACCTGCCACTATGGCCGGCCTGACCGTGGAGCGGACGCTGACCACCCGTCTGATCGAGGAAGTCGTCGACGCACCGGGCGGATTACCGCTGCTCTCGCACGTGTTGTTGGAGACCTGGCGCCGCCGCCGCGGCAAGACGCTCACCGTCACCGGCTTCGAAGCAGCCGGCGGCCTCGCCGGAGCCATCGCCAAGACCGCCGATGACGTCCACAGCCACTTCACCCAGGACCAAGCCCGCACGGCACGCCGCCTCCTGCTGCGGCTGGTCACCCCCGGCGACGGCACTCCCGACACCCGACGCCCCACCCGGCATACGGAGTTGTACGACATCGGCGGCGAGGAAACGGATCAGGTACTGGATGCCCTCACCCGCGCGCGCCTGCTCACCCTGGACGACGGCACCGTCGACCTGGCCCACGAGACCCTGCTCACCGCCTGGCCCCGGCTCCGCGGTTGGATCCAACAGGACCGGGAACGGCTGCGCCTTCACCGCAAGCTGACCGAAGCGGCGCGCGCCTGGGAGGAACTGGGTCGCGACTCCGGGGCTCTGTACCGCGGCACGCGCCTCACCGCGGCCGAGAAGCGGTTCGATGCGCATCGCGCGGACCTCACCGAACTCGAACACACTTTTCTCACCACCAGCATCGCCGCCCGCAGGCAGGAAGAAGACGCCGCCACCCGCACCACGCGCCGGTTGCACCGGCTGCGGGCGGGACTGTCCGCCCTGGCGGTGCTTGCTCTCCTTGCCGGTGTCATCGCATGGCGGCAGAGCGAGTCCGAGGATCAAGAACGGCTGCGCACCGAGGCTCGCCGGGTCGCGGCGCTGGCTGAGAGCCTGCGTGCGACGGATCCGGTCACCGCGGTGCGGCTGAGCATTGCCGCCTGGAACCTGGTCGACCTCCCCGAGACCCGCTCGGCGCTGATGAGCGCCGCGGTGCAGAAGGAGCAGGACGCCTTCACCGATCCGGCCACCGAACCCGAGGCGGTGCGGTATCTCAGTCGCGACGGCCGGACCCTGATCAGCGTTACCGCCAGGCGGGTGACGACCTGGGACATCGGCGCCCACAGACGCAGCGCTTCGTTCCCCGGGCTGGGTACGCACCTGGCACACGTCGGCGTGCTGAGCCCCGACACTCGCGCACTCACCCTGCTGGGCGAGGACGGCGCAGTGCAGATGTGGGATGTGCGGGCAGGCCGCGTGGCAGGGGGCAGCCTGCCTGCCGACGACGGAGGCGAGATCAGCCCAAGTGGCCGCATCCTTGTGCTCTATCGCACCGCAGGACCACGGGCGACAGTCCAGTTGCGGGACATGAAGACCCGGCAGGTCTTGCTGGAGCGCCACATGGAGGACCGCTTGCCCGATATCGGGTCGGACAAGCTGTACGACGTCTCGGACTTTTTCGAGCAGCAGCTCTTCAAGCAACGTCGGATGACCAGCTACCCGCTGCCCGACGCCCAGGTCAGCGCGGACGACCGCCTGATGGCACTGTGCTTGCCCGGCGCCCGCTTGGAGGTATGGAACATCGCGCGGGGGCGGAAACTACCGACCCCGTGGGCGCCGGTCACCACGGCGAGAAACTGTGCGGACGAAGATTTCCAGTTCGCTGCCGACAGCCGACGCCTGGTCCTGCGCAGCCCGGCGGGAATCCGCACCTGGGACATAGCCTCAGGCCGGGAACTGCCCAGGATCCGGCATGACGGACTGAAGGGCCTCGCATTCAGTCCCGACGGCAGATTCATCGCTGCCACGGATGCCGACGAGATTCTGCTGTGGCGAACCGACGCGCCCGCAGCACCGGTCTTCCGCTATTCCCTCTCCGACGAGGTGGTCAGCGAGCTCAGACTCGACATGGGAGAACGCCGGATCCGCTACTTCGCGGACCGGTCGCAGACCGTCGTACGTTCCCTGTCCTTGGACGGAGTCGTGGACTCCCGCTGGCAGAACCGGCCAGGTGTATCGGCCGCCTTCAGCCCTGACGCAGGTGCACTCGCCTTCGCCCGTCGGGACACCGGCACAGGAGGGGCCGACATCCAGCTTCGCGAAACGCACGGTGGCCGAAGCGCGGTAGATCTGCCCCCTGCCCCCTGCCCCTCTCCGGCCGATGCCCCGCGACCCCCAGTTCCCTGTCCCGTGCACATGGCTTTCAGGCAGGACGGGCGCGTTCTCGCCTATGACATCAGCCATCCGACAACATCCGTTCCACCGGAAAAGGTGCATCTCTGGGACGTCGGGGCTCGCCGCATCACCGGCTCGCTGACAGTGACGCGGTACGACTCCACGATCCCCGGCGCGCAGGGGCCCGCGGTCAACGGCATCGTCTTCCACCCGGACGGGAGAACACTGCTGGTCTCCCGGATTCCCAAGGACGAGTTCATCGAGTACTGGAACATTCGTCGTGGTAAGAAGACCCGCGAGATCGCCGCCGGCGGTGAAACGCTGTCGGTCAAACCCGGCGGCGGCATTCTCGCCACCAACCACGGCCAGTTCCTGGATCTGCGGAACGGCCGCCTCACGCGTCGCACCCTCACCACCGGCACGACGACCACCGTCGCATACAGTCCGGACGCAAGATATCTGGCAGCAGGCGACGAGTCCGGTGGGGTCACCGTGTGGGACGGCGACGCCCACCTGCCCCTCGCTGTGCTCCCCCCGCCCCCGACCCGCGAAAGCCAGCCCAGATACGTGTCGGCGCTGGCCTTCTCCCCGGACGGACGCACCCTGGCCGCCGCAGGCATGGACGGCACACTGCGATTGTGGGACGTGTACTCCAGCCGACAACTCGGCTCCGCCCTCCCCACGACGGGTACGGCCGTCCTCGCCGTGGCCTTCGGCTCCGACAACAGAACGCTGTACACATCAAGCGCACACGTGCCGCTGCAGCTGTATGACATCGCTCCGGAACACACGGCAGCCCAGGCGTGCAAGCGAGCCGGAACGGGCCTGACCCGGACCCAATGGCACACATACATCCATGGCGCGCCCTACCGGCAAACATGCTGA
- a CDS encoding Tn3 family transposase, whose amino-acid sequence MPRSNELGGAVRTVFACDYLADLANTVLHYGKDGALTGPDKEHAETSMLALHLFQTSLVHINTLLLQQVSRPAAVDGAPWRSIVFRAPLIGQHVCR is encoded by the coding sequence GTGCCGCGCTCGAATGAACTCGGCGGCGCCGTACGCACCGTCTTCGCTTGCGACTACCTCGCCGATCTTGCGAACACCGTGCTGCACTACGGCAAGGACGGCGCCCTGACCGGCCCGGACAAGGAGCACGCCGAGACCAGCATGCTTGCCCTGCACCTGTTCCAGACCAGCCTCGTCCACATCAACACCCTGCTGCTCCAGCAGGTGTCCCGCCCTGCTGCGGTCGACGGGGCTCCGTGGCGTTCGATCGTGTTCAGGGCACCTTTGATCGGTCAGCATGTTTGCCGGTAG